From Paenibacillus graminis, a single genomic window includes:
- a CDS encoding RsmF rRNA methyltransferase first C-terminal domain-containing protein — protein sequence MNEERLPAAYTAAIREMLGQEADAFLESCTARRTQGLRFNTLKSTSLSGRAAAAHAADLFALTPVAWCPEGYYYEEPARPGRHAYHTAGLYYIQEPSAMSAAELLAPRAGETVLDFAAAPGGKTTHIAALMQGQGLLVSNEIHPERAKILAENVERLGISHAIVTSAAPGELSRRFPEVFDRIMLDAPCSGEGMFRKDPAAIGEWSPEHVEMCAARQWDILQDAYIMLKPGGSLAYSTCTFNRKENEDTISRFLNSYPDMELICEKRLWPHVEKGEGHFVALLRKEASGETVPSQSKRGSGRSKTSPKLPSTVRDAYQQFMSWAAGELPGFPGHGMPLLFGDSLYLLPEAFSASLHTGLLDGLKVPRAGLHIAHLKKNRIEPAHALAMALEPDQAARSYDLAADSPEIQAWLRGESLPVSPELHGWTLVTVDGLPVSWGKASSGQLKNHLPKGLRILKAQTDEQ from the coding sequence ATGAATGAAGAACGGCTCCCTGCCGCTTATACTGCCGCCATCAGAGAGATGCTGGGGCAGGAGGCGGACGCTTTTCTGGAGAGCTGCACCGCCCGCAGGACCCAGGGACTGCGGTTCAATACGCTCAAAAGCACCTCGCTTTCAGGCCGTGCAGCGGCTGCACACGCAGCAGATTTATTCGCCCTGACGCCAGTGGCCTGGTGCCCTGAAGGATACTATTATGAAGAACCTGCCCGGCCGGGCCGCCATGCTTATCATACCGCCGGATTATATTATATTCAGGAGCCCTCCGCAATGTCCGCAGCCGAACTGCTGGCCCCACGCGCCGGTGAGACCGTGCTTGATTTTGCGGCAGCTCCCGGCGGCAAAACCACCCATATCGCTGCTCTGATGCAGGGTCAGGGGCTGCTCGTTTCCAATGAGATTCATCCGGAACGGGCTAAAATCCTGGCGGAGAATGTCGAACGTCTTGGCATCTCCCACGCCATTGTAACCAGTGCAGCCCCGGGTGAACTGTCCCGCCGTTTCCCGGAAGTTTTTGACCGGATTATGCTGGATGCGCCCTGTTCGGGCGAAGGAATGTTCCGCAAAGACCCCGCTGCCATCGGCGAATGGTCCCCGGAGCATGTCGAGATGTGTGCGGCAAGGCAATGGGACATTCTCCAGGATGCCTATATTATGCTGAAACCGGGTGGCAGCCTGGCCTACTCTACCTGTACTTTCAACCGCAAGGAGAATGAGGACACGATCTCGCGGTTTCTGAATAGCTATCCCGATATGGAGCTGATCTGCGAGAAGCGTTTGTGGCCTCATGTGGAAAAAGGCGAAGGCCATTTCGTCGCCTTGCTCCGCAAGGAGGCCTCCGGAGAAACTGTGCCTAGCCAGAGTAAACGCGGCAGCGGGCGGAGCAAAACCAGTCCGAAGCTGCCTTCTACTGTCCGCGATGCCTACCAGCAATTCATGAGCTGGGCTGCCGGAGAGCTGCCGGGATTTCCTGGACACGGTATGCCTCTGCTGTTCGGAGATTCCCTGTACCTGCTGCCTGAAGCGTTCAGCGCCAGCTTGCATACCGGCCTCTTGGACGGGCTGAAGGTCCCCCGCGCAGGGCTGCACATTGCCCATCTGAAGAAAAACCGCATTGAACCGGCACATGCCCTCGCCATGGCTCTGGAGCCGGACCAGGCCGCACGCAGCTACGATCTGGCGGCAGACAGTCCGGAAATTCAAGCCTGGCTGCGCGGCGAGAGTCTTCCTGTCTCGCCTGAGCTGCACGGTTGGACATTAGTAACCGTAGACGGACTTCCAGTCAGCTGGGGCAAAGCCAGCTCCGGGCAGCTAAAAAACCATCTGCCCAAAGGGCTGCGGATTCTCAAAGCCCAGACTGATGAGCAATAG
- a CDS encoding glycosyltransferase family 4 protein, with the protein MNLLQALFFPPEQPGGVSSMIPYLQERFRSSRWDMDLFWLPKRIRGKGREEVSFETFDWTLYGESPVVQKYIQTYKDYIWWTKLRMSKNYDLIHAHHPIAGLAMKKIYPEIPLIQTLHSSYERELILNGAILEGGPEHQFLVSIYRELEHVSDRLMTVSRSFADYLAPYINQPDRIGVIPNGFDEKRFKPVPHDNDIPQLVTVTRLVPAKGIDILFKACAELKKRNHEYVLHIIGDGPSRAELEQLAQNLGIYNETIFYGYTLHPEEFMPFFDIFVLPSRAEAFGSVFAEAALSCLALVGTNVGGIPEQIEDGVNGLLVDPDDEVALADALEKVISDPGYRYELSRSAWDKAKSLYSLTRVANELKKTYLQYQPGTKG; encoded by the coding sequence ATGAACTTGCTGCAAGCGCTATTCTTCCCGCCGGAGCAACCCGGTGGTGTATCTTCTATGATCCCGTATTTGCAGGAACGCTTCCGTTCAAGCCGCTGGGACATGGATTTGTTCTGGCTGCCCAAGCGCATCCGGGGCAAGGGGCGCGAAGAGGTTAGTTTTGAAACCTTTGACTGGACCCTCTATGGCGAAAGTCCTGTTGTACAAAAATACATTCAGACCTACAAGGATTATATATGGTGGACCAAGCTGCGTATGAGCAAAAACTATGATCTGATCCATGCCCATCATCCGATTGCCGGACTGGCGATGAAAAAAATCTATCCCGAAATCCCGCTGATTCAAACTTTGCACTCCAGCTATGAGCGCGAGCTGATTCTGAATGGAGCCATTCTTGAAGGCGGACCAGAGCATCAATTTCTCGTCTCGATATACCGCGAACTGGAGCATGTCAGCGACCGGCTCATGACGGTATCACGTTCTTTTGCCGACTACTTGGCCCCATATATTAATCAGCCTGACAGGATCGGAGTGATTCCGAACGGTTTTGATGAGAAAAGATTCAAGCCGGTGCCGCATGACAACGACATTCCGCAGCTGGTAACCGTAACCCGTCTGGTACCGGCCAAAGGAATAGACATCTTGTTCAAAGCCTGCGCCGAACTGAAAAAACGCAATCATGAATATGTGCTGCATATTATCGGTGATGGTCCTTCCCGTGCAGAACTGGAGCAGCTGGCACAGAATCTGGGCATTTATAATGAAACGATTTTTTACGGCTATACGCTGCACCCGGAAGAATTTATGCCGTTCTTTGATATTTTTGTGCTGCCATCCCGCGCGGAAGCCTTCGGATCGGTGTTTGCGGAGGCGGCGCTAAGCTGTCTGGCGCTGGTAGGCACCAATGTAGGCGGAATTCCGGAGCAGATTGAAGACGGGGTGAACGGCCTGCTGGTTGATCCGGATGATGAGGTGGCACTCGCGGATGCTCTGGAAAAAGTGATCAGCGATCCCGGATACCGCTACGAGCTGTCCCGTTCGGCCTGGGATAAAGCGAAGAGCTTATATTCATTAACACGTGTAGCCAATGAGCTCAAAAAAACCTATCTGCAGTATCAGCCGGGAACGAAAGGGTGA